ATAAACAAGGAATTAATAAGATCGAGAAGTATCAAAAGGCTATCGATGACGGACTGGCCTTTTTAAAAGCTCAGGAGTCAACCTTAGGGAATGTAGAAGACTTGGTGGCAAGGGCAAAGGTGCTTGCTATCCAGGCTGCAAACGCCACCCAAGATATCAACGCAAGAAAAGCTACCGCAGAGGAAATAGATAAGATCATCCAGTCAGTTTTAGCCTTGGCAAATTCTCAGTTAGGAGAGAAATACCTATTTGCAGGGCAAAAAACCAGCGGTTTTGCTCCAGGTACTTTTCCTTTTGAACTAACCAAAGAAACCCTTCCTGATGGTCAGGTAATCGAGAAGGTAGTTTATAACGGTTCAGTAGAAGATTTTTCCATAAGCTATGATAAAGGTATGCAGATAAAATTGGGAGAAAACGGACAAAAAGTTTTTATGGATTCAGGGATTTTTGAGACCCTTATAGGGTTAAAAAGACTACTTTTAACCGATAACCAGATAGACTATCAGCAGGAAAGATATAACATTCAACAATTTATAGGGAAACTTGATGAGGTCTACAACCATATAGCAGAAAAAAGAAGTTTGATAGGGGCTCAAATATCTCATCTTGAGACTAAAAAAGAACTTTATACAGATTTTAAACAGACTTTGGAGAATAATCTTGGGTCTCTTGAAAGTGCAGATTTGGCAGAGCTTGCTACCAAGATGCAGATGCTTTCTATAGCTTATGATGCAGCCCTTAAAGCTACAGCTATGGTAAGTGGAATGAGTTTAGTGAAGTATGTCTAAAGTTTACTCCAGGTAGGAAAGAGAAAATTTTTTCCTGAGATGTAGACCTGAGATAGATGAGAGGGCAGGTGGATAAGGTATATACCATGCCCTTGAGGACCTTCTCCAGAGGCAAGGAGATAGTCTCCTGTAGGTGAGAAGGCTGGGTCTTCTAAACGGCCTTTGAAGGCAAATTTATCTTCCTTTCCAGTGGTAAGGTCTTGTAAAACTAAATAGGTTAGGCCCCCGCCTCTTGACAAATAAAGGACTTTATCTCCTTTTGGTGAGAACCTGGGAGAGGTATTGTAAGCCCTTATTTTGGAAATTTTTTTTGTCTGTTTGGTTTCTAAGTCAAAAAGATTGATAGTAGGTTTTCCTGTCCTTCTATCATGTACATAAAGAAGTTTTTGTCCATCCTGTGATAAGTCTCCTACCTGATAAACCCCTTCTCCTTTTAAGATAGGTTCGAGGGTCTGATTTTCTAAGCTAAATCTATAAATTCCTATTTCTGCTTGATCTTCTATGGTTAAGAAAAGAGCCTTTTCATCAGGACTCCATACAGGAGTAGAACTTATACCTTTTATGTTAAAGGCCTTTTTTTCTCCGGTTTTAAGGTCTAAAATTTCTAAGAAGTAGAGCTGTTTTTCATATACTAAATAAGCTAACTTTTGACCAGAAGGAGAAAACTTAGGGAAGAGAATAAGAGGGGCTGATCTCAATTCCTTAGGGTTTTCTTTAGAGAAGTCTGCAAGGTATAGACGGTCTTTTCCTAAAACTCTTTTTACAAAAGCTACTTTAGAGTAGGCTATTCCTTTATGGTGAGAGAGGTCTTCGATTATTTTATCTGTAAGGACATAGATAAGTCTTTCTGGTTGGGAGGGAGAACTTTTTAGGTGGTATTCGCCTATGATCCTTTTTTCAAGAAGGTCTTCAAGTTGCCCTTTAAAGGTGATCTCCGATGAGGTTAGGCTAAAACTTCCGGTTAGGTAATATTCTTTAGAGATAGGCTGAGAAAAAGGAGGGTTAGGGGTTGCTAAGACAAAAAGATGTAGGTTTATCATCTTTCTTAAAAGGGAGGTTAATTTGGCAGAAACCGAAGGGTCTCCCTTAAAATCAGGAACCCTGACTAAAATTTTCCCAAAGGTTTGACTTTCAACAGTAATGAGAGGAAGACCTTCAGAGGGTTCAGTAGCTTTAGCAGGTAAAGCTCCTGCTAAAGCTAAGAGAATAGATATAGATAAGAATATCCAGATACCCTTAAACTTCATAGGAACCGTTTTCCATCTTCACCACATCTTCGAACTTTATATCCATCCCTAATATTCCTATTATTTCTTCGTATTTATTTCTTATAGGAATAGAAAGAGTGATACAAAGATTACCTGTAATTCTAGAAGTATAAAACTTAGAAGTATAGGTTTTACCTGTCTTCATCGGCACCTTAAACCACTCTCTGTTTTCAAAAGTTTCTGTTTTAAGAAGTTCTTCGAACTTGTGGAGGTATTCGATATCGTTGGTCAACCCCACCACGGGTTTCCCCTCTGCGTCAACTATGTAAATAAATTGAACGTATGGATGTTCTTCCAAAAATTTTTTGAGCACAGGCCTTATTTTGGTTGCTTTAAGGGTAGACATTTCTTTTTCTTGAGAGAGGTCTTCGATGTAATGAGACATAAGTTTTATGACATAGTCCCTTAGATGATCAAGCTCAGATACAAAGAGTTCAGGGAGATATTTTTTGGTGTAAGTCAACATTTCCTCGTTAGAAATAGGGGTAACTCTTCCTTTTTCATATTCTTCGATGATTTTTTTGTAGATTTTAGCCACCCCTGGATGTCTTTTATCAATCTGTTTTTCTCCTTTAAGCCCAAAGTGCATGTTAATCCAATAGGCAATTCCAGCGGTTCCACTTTTATCAGTGATGATGATCTGTATAGGTCTTTTTAATACACGGAGGGTATCAAAAGAATTGTAAATTTCTTCATTTTTTATCAAACCATCTATGTGGATTCCTGCTTTGGTAGCGTTAAATTCTTCTCCCACCAAAGGCTGTCTGGGAGGTATTTTTTCATGAAGTTCGGTTTTATAGTAATTTACGATATCAGTTATGACAGAAACATCCATACCATCAGCTGTACCCTTTAAAGCAATATATTCAAACACCATCGCCTCAAGAGGGGTGTTACCTGTGCGTTCCCCTATACCAAGAAGGGAAGTGTTAACATAGGTGCATCCGTAAAGCCAGGCAACTGTTGCATTTATTACCCCTTTATAGAAGTCGTTATGGCCATGCCACTCAAGAAGTTCTTCAGGAACCCCAGCTTCTTCTATCAAAGCCCTGATAAGCTTAGGTACACTTACAGGAAGAGCTGCCTCAGAATAAGGCACACCCAATCCTAAGGTATCACAAAGTCTGATTTTAACGTCTATACCACTTTCTTCTCTAAGTTTCATAAGCTCTATGGCAAAGGGTATCACAAACCCATAAATATCAGCCCTGGTTATGTCTTCAAAATGACACCTTGGGCGAATTCCTAACGAAAGGGCTTCTTTTACGATAGCTAGATAATCCTCTAAAGCCTGTTTTCTTGTTTTTTTGAGTTTTAAAAAGATATGATAGTCAGAACAGGAGGTAAGAATACCTGTTTCCTTAAGTCCAGCCTCTTTTACTAATTTTAGGTCGTTTTTGTTAGCCCTTATCCATCCTGTAATTTCAGGATACTGGTATCCTAAGCCTAAACATCTTTCTAAAGCCTCTCGATCTTTTGGGGTATAAAGAAAAAATTCAGTTTTCCTTATTATCCCTTTAGGCCCACTAAGTTTGTGTAAAAACTTATAAAGGGTTTCTATCTGTTCTGGAGTGTAAGGAACTCTGGCTTGTTGCCCATCTCTAAAAGTGGTGTCTGTGATGTAGAAATTTTTAGCAGGTTGAGGGGGTATGTATTTTCCGTCAAAGAAAATTCTTGGTGGTTCTATGTAAGGAAAAAATTCTTTAAAAAGATTAGGTGTCTCTACATCTTTTAAAGTATAGATATCTTTGCGAGGTTTTAATTTTAGCATGGTTCTTTCCCTTTTTATACCAAGAGGTAAGAGTTTACCTCTTGGACTGGGGGTATTTGTATCCCGCCTTTTATTCAGGTAAGGGTTTTCCCCCAGCAGGCGGCATTTACCCTTACCTAAAAGATAACATATAGTAAATTTAAAAGGAATTAGCTAAAAATCAAGTTCTATGTTATCATTCATTAAAAAATTTAGACTATTTAGCTTAAAAAAGGGTTGACAAAACAATTTTTAGTAGGATTATTATTTTCTAATATGTACCTAACTATAAATAAATTGGTAGAAGAAATGAGCAAAGAATTTAAGATCATCCCTGCTGAAAGGACTTTTGGGGTAGAATATGCGATAAGAGATATCGTTGAAGCCTCTCAGGAGGCTAAAAAAGCAGGAAAAGACCTTATCTGCCTTAACATAGGAGACCCTGTTAAGTATGGTTTTAAAACACCAGAACATATCATTAAAGCCGCTTGCGAAGCCCTTTTAAATAATCTTAACTCTTATTCAGAATCTACCGGCATATCTGAAGCTATAGAAGCTATAAAAGGCTATGCCCTTAAAAAAGGGATTCAACCTGTTGATATTTATATTACTCAAGGGGCATCTGAGGCCATAGAGTTTGCCATTTCTGCCTTGGCTAATCCTGGGGATAACATTCTTCTCCCTTCTCCTTGTTATCCTCTCTATCAGGCTATAGTTGCCAAATTTCAGATTGAGCCAAGATTTTATTATCTTGATGAAGAAAAAGACTGGGAAATAGATATAGACTCGATAGAACCGCTTATAGATGATAAAACCAAGGCCATAGTAATCATCAACCCTAACAACCCCACCGGAGCTGTTTATTCTAAGAAAACTTTGGAAAAAATTTTAGAAATAGCAGAGGAATACCATCTTGTAGTACTTTCTGACGAGATTTATGATCAATTTATTTTGGAAGAAGGATTAGAGCATGTTTCGATCGCAGCTTTAACCGATAAAGTTCCTGTCTTAACCTTTAACGGTCTTTCTAAAAATTACTTTGCTCCTGGTTTTAGGATAGGCTGGGGGATAGTTTCTGGTCCAGAGGAAATGCTGAAAGATTATATAGATGCTATTCATAAGCTTGCCCGCACTAGACTTTGTGCTTCTCATCCTCTCCAGTTTGCCATTCCTGCTGCCCTTAATCAAGAAAATGTTTACATAAAGCAGGTGATACCTCAACTTAAAAAGAGAAGAGACCTCTTGGTAGATGGAATAAACAGTATTCCTTGTCTTTCTTGTGTAAAACCTAAGGGTGCTTTTTATGCTTTTCCTAAGTTTGAGATCCCAGGAATCGAAGATTTGGATTTTGTGAAAAGATTGATCTTAGAAGAAGGTGTGGTAGTAGTACATGGAAGTGGGTTTGGTCAAAAACCTAACACTAAACATTTTCGTATCATCTTTCTTCCTGAAGAAGCAGTAATTTTAAAGGCATTAGAACGGATAGAAAGGTTTGTGAAGAAGTTTCTTTAGACATGAGGATTCCTTCTGTCAACGAAGTCAAGCAATGTTTAGCTCATCTTTATCCACAATATCCGTTGAGTTATTTTACTGAACCTGCTCGAAGGGTTACCGCTCTTATAAGGGAAAAATGGCAAAAAGGGGAACTAAAAGACCTTACTGAAGAAAGGTTGATAGACTTAGCCAAGCAGGTTTTTGAAGCTTATGAAAGACCTTCTTTGCAAAGGGTGATAAACGCTACCGGGGTAGTCATACATACCAACTTAGGACGAGCGCCTTTAGCCGAAAAGGCTATTCAAGAAATAGTAAAGGTTGCAAGATTTTATAGTAATTTAGAGTTTAATTTAGAAGAAGGGAAAAGAGGAAACAGATATGTCCATGTAGAAGAACTTCTTAAAGAGATTACAGGAGCTGAAGGTGCACTGGTAGTAAATAATAACGCTTCTGCCGTGCTGATTGCACTTAATACGTTAGCTTTTGGAAAAGAGGTTATCGTTTCGAGAGGAGAGCTGGTAGAGATCGGTGGGTCTTTTAGAGTGCCTGATGTGATGAAGTGGTCTGGTTGTATCTTGCGAGAAGTAGGAACCACCAATAAGACCCATCTTTATGACTATGAGAGGGCGATAAACGAAAATACCGGACTACTACTTAAGGTTCACAAAAGTAATTTTGCTATCATAGGGTTTACTAAAGAGGTTAGTTCAGAAGAGTTAGTGGCTTTAGGCAAAAAATATAATCTTCCGGTGATGGAAGATTTGGGAAGTGGATGTTTGATCGACCTTTCTAAATACGGCTATTCCAAAGAGCCTACGGTTAAAGAGGTATTAGCTGCAGGGGTTGATGTGGTTACTTTTTCAGGAGATAAACTTTTAGGTGGCCCGCAAGCCGGTATCATTCTTGGAAAAAAAGAGTTTATAGAAAAAATAAGAAAAAATCCTTTAAACCGTGCTCTAAGAATAGATAAGTTGACTTTAGCAGGTTTAGAAGCAACTCTAAGACTTTACCGTGATGAAACCTTAGCTATAGAGCATATACCTACGTTAAAAATGATCCTCACCCCTAAAGAAAAACTAAAAAAATCGTGTTTAAAGCTTGTTAGACAATTAAAAAAGATTGGTTTACAAGGTTTTACTTTTAAAATGATCGAAAGTTCAGGAAAAACAGGAGGAGGGTCTTTGCCTTTGTTAGACCTTCCTTCTTTTGTAGTAGGTGTTTATTCAGAGAAGTTTTCTCCTCAAAGGTTGCAGGAGTTTTTAAGAAAAAATAACCCTCCCATCATTACCAGGATAGAAGAAGATTTTTTGGTGATAGATCCAAGATGTCTTTTTCCAGAAGACTATCCTGAAATTTTAAGAGCTTTTCAGAGGTTTAAAAATGAGTTTGAGGGTTCCTCCTAACTGGTCTTGGTTTTTGCCTTATTTACAACAAAAATTTTCAGGTGAAAACTTACGCTCAGGAGATTTTTTTAGGTACTCAACTCCAGAGCTTTTTTTACACTATCCTAAAGAAAAACTTTTGCCACTTTTACTGATAGAAAGATATCTGTGGGAAAATGTTGACAGAAGTTTTTTTAAAAGTGAGATGTTAAGTTTAGTGCTTGAAAAAGAAAAGGTAAAAGGATATCTTTTTAGATGTCCTGAGACTTTTTTAGAAAACCTGGACGGATTTTCCTTTATAAGGATAGAAAAAAATCTGTTTTTTTATCCTATTGCTTGGGGAGGTTTGACCAAGCTTCTTTTTTCTCTTTGGAAAAAAGAAGTCCCTTTTATAGCGGTTGAGGTGGAACTGGAAACCTTAGAGGATTGTAAACAGTTTTTAGAGATACCTCAACGGTTAGACTTTAGTAGATTTAGCCTCTCAACCAAAGAACACCTACAGAATTATCTCCCTTTTGAGAATTTAAGGTTGGCTAACACTATAGAAGAAAGGTTTTTAACTGAAGGAGACTTTATCTTCTTAGCAGACAAAAAAGAGTCTATTTTAGAACTGCAGTTTAACGATGTAGAGATATTAGAAAGATTAGAAAATCAAGAAAGATTGTTGCTGGTAGGAAAAGGAATCCTTAGTTCCTTATTGGCTAATACACAGGGTTTGTTTAAGAACATAGGGGTTCTTACCAAAGAAGTCTGGGATTTCTATAGAGTTGAAGGTGCTTCGCCTTTGATGTATACTGTTTCTGCTCTAGAGCATGCAAGAAGGTTGAAAGGGGAAAACAAGGTAATTTTTGAGGGTTTTAGTTATCATGTGTTAGGAGACCTTTACTATGAATGGGAAGATTTAGGTAAAGCCTTGAAATACTATAACTTAGCCGAAAACTATACTAAACAACCGATAGAGCTTGCTTTAAGTAAGGGGGCTATCTACTATCTTTTAGGAGATTTTGATAAAGCAGAAAAGATATTAAAATCTCGTCTTTGTGGATGTGAGAAGGAAGACCCTACCATTCATTACAACCTGGGCTTGATCTATTATCAAAAAGGAGATTATGAAAAAGGAAGGTATCACTTTTACAAGGCCCATCTTTTGGAGCCAAAAAATCATGTTTTTAGAGAGGCTTTGGTAAAATTTTTATGGGATATAGGTGCTTATCAAGAGTTAGAAGAGGTTCTTTCAAACACAAACAAGTTAACTCTTAAAGAAGAGTTGTATTTAGGAAAGCTATTTTTTCAACAAAAGAAGTATGAACAAGCCTTTGATTTGTTAAAAAAGACTTTAAATCTTCCAGAAAGAGACGGAGAAACTCTAAGTTTCTTAGCCTGGCTTTATGTTTATTTTAACAAAGAAAAAGAGGTTTCTGAGCTGCTGAAACAAGAGGCTAAAAAATTACTTACTGAAAAAGAGAAAAAAAGATTGGCTGAAGAGTTTGGGATTAGTTTTACATGAGAATAACTATTTTAGGCTCTGGGACCGGATGGATAAGACTTGACCGAAACTCTCCAGGTTATCTGGTAGAAAAAGATGGTTTTTTACTGGTTCTTGACCTTGGTTATGGTGTATTAAAACAGATTTTAAAGCTTGGTTATAGTTTAGAAGACCTTTCAGCAATTTTTATTTCTCATTTTCATCCAGACCATCTTTCTGACCTTATTCCTTTCTTTTTTGCCAGCCGCTACAAGCTTGGTTATCGAAGGCTTCAACCGGTACATGTCTATGCACCAAAGGGGTTCTTAACCTTTCTTGAAAAATTAAATCAGGCCTTGAACCATTGGGTTGAACCCCCGAAAGAGATTTTTAGGTTGATTGAACTTCCGTTAACAGAAGGGTATGAATTTTCGATAGGACCTTTTAAAGCCAAGACCTCCCCGGTTAAACATAATCCTGAAAGTTTAGCCATTAGGTTAGAAACCCAGGGGAAAAGTCTGGTGTATTCTGGAGATACTGGTTTTTGTAGCTCTCTTATAAGGCTTGCTGAAAAAGCAGATGTTCTTATTTTAGAATGTGCTAATTCAGAAGATTTTAAGGTAGAGGGGCATCTTTCTCCTACAGAGGCAGGGGTTATCGCAGAAGAAAGTAGAGTAGGTAAACTTATCCTTTCTCATTTTTATCCTCATAGTGAAAAAAAAGAAATACCAGATATAATAAAAAAACATTTTTCAGGTGAGGTAATTTTAGCTGAAGATTTTATGGTTTTAACTTTATGACATCTCTTAAAATAATCTGGCAAAAAGGAAAAGAAGAAAACCCCCTTGCTGAAAGGATGAACCTTACTTATCTAAACCTGGAAAGAGCACTTATGACGTTAACCCCTATTTTACTTGAGATGGGGGTTAAGGTTGAGTTTGAGAAAGTGGAGGTAGAAGAAAGACCTAAGAACCTTAAAGATTGGCAAAAAAGGATTTTAATAGAGGATAAATTTATAGAGGACTTTTTAGACATAGAAACAAGACAAAGTTTTTGTTTGGGACTGTGTGGTAAAGTATGTGATGTGTTGTGTAAAGATAAGATTGAAGAAATCCCTGACCATCTTATTATTGCAGCGGTTTTTCACGTGGTAAGAGAAAAATTAGACAAAATGGAGGGTTAAAATGGAGGGTTTAGACCCTAAGATTCTAAATAAACTGAAGCAAAAGGTTCAGAAAGAACTTGCCTTAAAAGAGATAGAGACGATAGAATACTGGCTTAACGAACTTTTAAAGGTTTATCAGAAAAACCATCAAAGTTTAGCTGAGTTTAAGGCTGAAATCAGACAGTTTATAGATAGGATGAAAAATCGGTTAGAGATTTTAAAAACTAAAGGATATTAAAAGGAGCAGAAGATGAAATATATAAGCACAAGAGGAGGAATGGAAAAACTTTCTTTTAAGCAGACCGTGTTTGAGGGATTGGCTCCTGATGGTGGTTTGATCATCCCAGAGAAAGTCCCCACACTATCTCCTGAAGAGATAAAACATTTAAGTTCTCTTTCTTACCAAGAACTTGCTTTAAATGTGTTTAGGTACTTTATAGACGATATGCCAGAAGAAGAACTAAAAGAAATCATCGATAGATCTTATCAAACTTTCAGGACTAAAGAGGTTACTCCAGTAGTAAAAGCAGGAGACTTTTATATCTTAGAACTTTTCCATGGACCTACCTGGGCCTTTAAAGATGTAGCGTTGCAGTTTTTAGGAAATCTTTTTGAAAAGCTTTTGTTAGAAACAGGAAAAAAGATAAATATTTTAGGTGCTACTTCAGGAGATACCGGGTCTGCAGCTATATATGGGGTGAGGGGTAAGAAAAACATCGCTATTTTTATCCTCTATCCTTATAAAAGAGTTTCTGAAGTTCAGGCTTTAATGATGAATACTGTGACTGATGAAAATGTTTTTAACTTGGCAATAGAAGGTACCTTTGATGACTGTCAGGCAATAGTGAAAAAAATTTTTATGGACCTTGAATTTAAAAGAAAATACAGACTTACGGCGATTAACTCCATCAACTGGGCCAGGGTTATGGCTCAGATGGTTTATTACTTTTGGGCTTATTTTAGGGTTTGTGAAAAAGAAGGGGTAGAAAAGATAATTTTCTCTGTACCTACAGGAAACTTTGGGGATATTTTTGCTGGTTATTTAGTAAGAAGAATGTTAGGTAACGAAAGAATTCCTAAGCTAATCCTGGCTACCAATGAGAATGATATTTTATATAGGTTTGTAAATTTTGGGGATTATTCCTTAGGCACGGTAAAACCTACTATTAGCCCTTCTATGGATATTCAGGTAGCGAGTAATTTTGAACGCTACCTTTACTACCTTTTAGGAGAGGATCCTGAAAAAACTAAACAGGCTATGGAGAGGTTTGCTTCTGAAAAGGCTTTAAGGTTTGATCAAGAAATGATAGAAAGAATTCAACAAGATTTTATGTCTGACCGGGCTACAGAAGAGGAAATCCTTAGTACGATTAAGACTTTTTATCAAGAAACCGGGTATATTTTAGACCCACATACTGCTGTAGGGGTAAAAGCAGCTAAACGTTTTAAAGAGGATATACCTATAGTTTGCTTGGCTACCGCCCATCCTGCCAAATTTCCTGAAACAGTAAGCAAGGCCTTAGGTTTTGAGTTAGACCTTCCTCTTGAAATTAAAAAGCTTTATCAACTTCCTCAAAAATATGAGGTATTACCTGCTTCAATAAGTAAAGTAAAGGAATTTATTGAGACAAAGGCTGTTTAAAACCTATACACAATGAAGATAAATAAGCTTAAACTGTCTATTGTTTTAGGTTTGTTGAGTTTATTTCTTAGTTGGTATGCAGTAAAAAAGACATATTTTTTTAATGAGTTTTTAGGTTTTTTTCTTTCTCCTTTTTGGAAAGGTGCTACCTATTCTGGAGAAAAAAGCAGGGGTTTTTTAGAAAATTATCTATTTTTGGTAAACTTAAAAAAAGAAAATGA
Above is a genomic segment from Thermodesulfobacterium commune DSM 2178 containing:
- a CDS encoding tetratricopeptide repeat protein — protein: MSLRVPPNWSWFLPYLQQKFSGENLRSGDFFRYSTPELFLHYPKEKLLPLLLIERYLWENVDRSFFKSEMLSLVLEKEKVKGYLFRCPETFLENLDGFSFIRIEKNLFFYPIAWGGLTKLLFSLWKKEVPFIAVEVELETLEDCKQFLEIPQRLDFSRFSLSTKEHLQNYLPFENLRLANTIEERFLTEGDFIFLADKKESILELQFNDVEILERLENQERLLLVGKGILSSLLANTQGLFKNIGVLTKEVWDFYRVEGASPLMYTVSALEHARRLKGENKVIFEGFSYHVLGDLYYEWEDLGKALKYYNLAENYTKQPIELALSKGAIYYLLGDFDKAEKILKSRLCGCEKEDPTIHYNLGLIYYQKGDYEKGRYHFYKAHLLEPKNHVFREALVKFLWDIGAYQELEEVLSNTNKLTLKEELYLGKLFFQQKKYEQAFDLLKKTLNLPERDGETLSFLAWLYVYFNKEKEVSELLKQEAKKLLTEKEKKRLAEEFGISFT
- a CDS encoding triose-phosphate isomerase, translating into MLKLKPRKDIYTLKDVETPNLFKEFFPYIEPPRIFFDGKYIPPQPAKNFYITDTTFRDGQQARVPYTPEQIETLYKFLHKLSGPKGIIRKTEFFLYTPKDREALERCLGLGYQYPEITGWIRANKNDLKLVKEAGLKETGILTSCSDYHIFLKLKKTRKQALEDYLAIVKEALSLGIRPRCHFEDITRADIYGFVIPFAIELMKLREESGIDVKIRLCDTLGLGVPYSEAALPVSVPKLIRALIEEAGVPEELLEWHGHNDFYKGVINATVAWLYGCTYVNTSLLGIGERTGNTPLEAMVFEYIALKGTADGMDVSVITDIVNYYKTELHEKIPPRQPLVGEEFNATKAGIHIDGLIKNEEIYNSFDTLRVLKRPIQIIITDKSGTAGIAYWINMHFGLKGEKQIDKRHPGVAKIYKKIIEEYEKGRVTPISNEEMLTYTKKYLPELFVSELDHLRDYVIKLMSHYIEDLSQEKEMSTLKATKIRPVLKKFLEEHPYVQFIYIVDAEGKPVVGLTNDIEYLHKFEELLKTETFENREWFKVPMKTGKTYTSKFYTSRITGNLCITLSIPIRNKYEEIIGILGMDIKFEDVVKMENGSYEV
- the flgL gene encoding flagellar hook-associated protein FlgL; this translates as MRIGFNTKYNSVLTDLNRLSSDLNLTQLKISSGKNFIRPSDNPSDVVISLNYKQGINKIEKYQKAIDDGLAFLKAQESTLGNVEDLVARAKVLAIQAANATQDINARKATAEEIDKIIQSVLALANSQLGEKYLFAGQKTSGFAPGTFPFELTKETLPDGQVIEKVVYNGSVEDFSISYDKGMQIKLGENGQKVFMDSGIFETLIGLKRLLLTDNQIDYQQERYNIQQFIGKLDEVYNHIAEKRSLIGAQISHLETKKELYTDFKQTLENNLGSLESADLAELATKMQMLSIAYDAALKATAMVSGMSLVKYV
- the selA gene encoding L-seryl-tRNA(Sec) selenium transferase; the protein is MRIPSVNEVKQCLAHLYPQYPLSYFTEPARRVTALIREKWQKGELKDLTEERLIDLAKQVFEAYERPSLQRVINATGVVIHTNLGRAPLAEKAIQEIVKVARFYSNLEFNLEEGKRGNRYVHVEELLKEITGAEGALVVNNNASAVLIALNTLAFGKEVIVSRGELVEIGGSFRVPDVMKWSGCILREVGTTNKTHLYDYERAINENTGLLLKVHKSNFAIIGFTKEVSSEELVALGKKYNLPVMEDLGSGCLIDLSKYGYSKEPTVKEVLAAGVDVVTFSGDKLLGGPQAGIILGKKEFIEKIRKNPLNRALRIDKLTLAGLEATLRLYRDETLAIEHIPTLKMILTPKEKLKKSCLKLVRQLKKIGLQGFTFKMIESSGKTGGGSLPLLDLPSFVVGVYSEKFSPQRLQEFLRKNNPPIITRIEEDFLVIDPRCLFPEDYPEILRAFQRFKNEFEGSS
- the thrC gene encoding threonine synthase, which encodes MKYISTRGGMEKLSFKQTVFEGLAPDGGLIIPEKVPTLSPEEIKHLSSLSYQELALNVFRYFIDDMPEEELKEIIDRSYQTFRTKEVTPVVKAGDFYILELFHGPTWAFKDVALQFLGNLFEKLLLETGKKINILGATSGDTGSAAIYGVRGKKNIAIFILYPYKRVSEVQALMMNTVTDENVFNLAIEGTFDDCQAIVKKIFMDLEFKRKYRLTAINSINWARVMAQMVYYFWAYFRVCEKEGVEKIIFSVPTGNFGDIFAGYLVRRMLGNERIPKLILATNENDILYRFVNFGDYSLGTVKPTISPSMDIQVASNFERYLYYLLGEDPEKTKQAMERFASEKALRFDQEMIERIQQDFMSDRATEEEILSTIKTFYQETGYILDPHTAVGVKAAKRFKEDIPIVCLATAHPAKFPETVSKALGFELDLPLEIKKLYQLPQKYEVLPASISKVKEFIETKAV
- a CDS encoding aminotransferase class I/II-fold pyridoxal phosphate-dependent enzyme — its product is MSKEFKIIPAERTFGVEYAIRDIVEASQEAKKAGKDLICLNIGDPVKYGFKTPEHIIKAACEALLNNLNSYSESTGISEAIEAIKGYALKKGIQPVDIYITQGASEAIEFAISALANPGDNILLPSPCYPLYQAIVAKFQIEPRFYYLDEEKDWEIDIDSIEPLIDDKTKAIVIINPNNPTGAVYSKKTLEKILEIAEEYHLVVLSDEIYDQFILEEGLEHVSIAALTDKVPVLTFNGLSKNYFAPGFRIGWGIVSGPEEMLKDYIDAIHKLARTRLCASHPLQFAIPAALNQENVYIKQVIPQLKKRRDLLVDGINSIPCLSCVKPKGAFYAFPKFEIPGIEDLDFVKRLILEEGVVVVHGSGFGQKPNTKHFRIIFLPEEAVILKALERIERFVKKFL
- a CDS encoding DUF2703 domain-containing protein, with the translated sequence MTSLKIIWQKGKEENPLAERMNLTYLNLERALMTLTPILLEMGVKVEFEKVEVEERPKNLKDWQKRILIEDKFIEDFLDIETRQSFCLGLCGKVCDVLCKDKIEEIPDHLIIAAVFHVVREKLDKMEG
- a CDS encoding MBL fold metallo-hydrolase, coding for MRITILGSGTGWIRLDRNSPGYLVEKDGFLLVLDLGYGVLKQILKLGYSLEDLSAIFISHFHPDHLSDLIPFFFASRYKLGYRRLQPVHVYAPKGFLTFLEKLNQALNHWVEPPKEIFRLIELPLTEGYEFSIGPFKAKTSPVKHNPESLAIRLETQGKSLVYSGDTGFCSSLIRLAEKADVLILECANSEDFKVEGHLSPTEAGVIAEESRVGKLILSHFYPHSEKKEIPDIIKKHFSGEVILAEDFMVLTL
- a CDS encoding TolB-like translocation protein; the encoded protein is MKFKGIWIFLSISILLALAGALPAKATEPSEGLPLITVESQTFGKILVRVPDFKGDPSVSAKLTSLLRKMINLHLFVLATPNPPFSQPISKEYYLTGSFSLTSSEITFKGQLEDLLEKRIIGEYHLKSSPSQPERLIYVLTDKIIEDLSHHKGIAYSKVAFVKRVLGKDRLYLADFSKENPKELRSAPLILFPKFSPSGQKLAYLVYEKQLYFLEILDLKTGEKKAFNIKGISSTPVWSPDEKALFLTIEDQAEIGIYRFSLENQTLEPILKGEGVYQVGDLSQDGQKLLYVHDRRTGKPTINLFDLETKQTKKISKIRAYNTSPRFSPKGDKVLYLSRGGGLTYLVLQDLTTGKEDKFAFKGRLEDPAFSPTGDYLLASGEGPQGHGIYLIHLPSHLSQVYISGKNFLFPTWSKL